One window of the Labilibaculum sp. genome contains the following:
- a CDS encoding TetR family transcriptional regulator: MGATKIIPKDDLLKKDILNIALEIFVRDGYFSTTGAMIASEVGINEEKLFSLFETKENLLHTIVAEAVHLIFDGIDPNQDGKLQEVELLFFINDYFDSVEKNLEFFRLFYSLRLQPGVVDQYKHELHEIVIPKLNIIRKYFNKEGTENPKMETRFLVSMLDGIAMNFVLEPDGYPIDEMQQKVLNMYTKKAEIED; the protein is encoded by the coding sequence ATGGGAGCAACGAAAATTATACCAAAAGATGATTTATTGAAGAAAGATATTCTAAATATTGCTTTGGAAATTTTTGTGAGAGATGGTTATTTTTCAACTACAGGAGCAATGATTGCAAGTGAAGTTGGTATTAATGAAGAAAAGTTATTTTCTCTGTTTGAAACGAAGGAGAATTTGCTTCACACCATTGTTGCTGAGGCGGTACATTTGATATTTGATGGAATAGATCCAAATCAGGATGGAAAATTGCAGGAAGTTGAATTACTGTTTTTTATTAATGATTATTTTGATTCTGTTGAGAAAAATCTGGAATTCTTTCGGCTTTTCTATTCTTTGAGACTTCAGCCTGGAGTTGTTGACCAGTACAAACATGAATTACACGAGATCGTAATCCCGAAATTAAATATAATAAGAAAATATTTTAATAAGGAAGGTACTGAAAATCCAAAGATGGAAACCCGGTTTCTTGTCTCGATGCTGGATGGAATTGCTATGAATTTTGTTTTGGAACCTGATGGTTATCCAATTGATGAGATGCAGCAAAAAGTCTTGAATATGTACACTAAAAAAGCAGAAATTGAAGATTAG
- a CDS encoding YkgJ family cysteine cluster protein: MNTEAQNELERYRGLRNEVSELSEKLANLHKDEMACKKGCSECCMHFSVLPVEYFSILQELKANPPKEYQKLDEEADDCNFLIHDSCQIYQSRPFICRTHGLPLLFMSPDGDDWELSTCPLNFTGFEDFHSENTFLQDTYNSKLFLINQEFVKNYEAEKFGDFDMISMNRLVEDLNK; this comes from the coding sequence ATGAATACCGAAGCACAAAACGAATTGGAAAGATATCGCGGATTAAGAAATGAAGTTAGCGAATTGAGTGAGAAGTTAGCCAACCTGCATAAAGATGAAATGGCTTGCAAAAAAGGTTGTTCGGAGTGTTGCATGCATTTTTCGGTTTTGCCGGTGGAGTATTTCAGCATCTTACAGGAATTGAAAGCAAACCCACCCAAAGAGTATCAGAAATTGGATGAAGAAGCCGACGATTGTAATTTCCTGATTCATGATTCGTGTCAAATTTATCAATCCCGGCCTTTTATTTGCCGGACACACGGATTGCCTTTGTTATTTATGAGTCCTGATGGCGATGATTGGGAATTATCAACTTGTCCGTTAAATTTTACCGGTTTTGAGGATTTTCATAGCGAGAATACCTTTCTTCAGGATACTTACAACAGTAAATTATTCCTAATTAATCAGGAATTTGTTAAGAATTACGAAGCCGAAAAGTTTGGCGATTTTGACATGATTTCTATGAATCGTTTGGTTGAGGATTTGAACAAATAG
- the sfsA gene encoding DNA/RNA nuclease SfsA: MIFPNKLVHGRLIKRYKRFLADIELDNGEIVVAHTSNSGSMKSCLEEGAEVYLTFVDDPKRKTKYTWEMIRINGSWVGINTSVPNLLVYEAVKNQEIGALRGYSFVKREVKFGDSRFDVFASNEIEECFIEVKNVSMKVGDYACFPDAVTTRGKKHLNTLMQVKKEGKRAVMVYVIQRTDVEKFSPAYDIDPDYAMALKEAYENGVEVYPIQAIVTPEHIELGELLPLELE; the protein is encoded by the coding sequence ATGATTTTTCCCAATAAATTAGTTCACGGTCGCTTAATAAAGCGGTACAAAAGATTTTTAGCTGATATTGAGTTGGATAATGGAGAGATTGTTGTTGCGCATACTTCTAATTCGGGTAGCATGAAATCTTGTTTGGAAGAAGGGGCAGAGGTGTACTTAACTTTCGTTGATGATCCCAAACGCAAAACCAAGTATACCTGGGAAATGATCAGGATCAACGGGTCTTGGGTAGGAATTAATACTTCAGTTCCGAATTTACTGGTTTACGAAGCCGTCAAAAATCAAGAAATTGGTGCTTTGAGAGGATATTCGTTCGTAAAAAGAGAGGTGAAATTTGGAGATAGTCGTTTTGATGTTTTTGCTTCGAATGAAATAGAAGAGTGCTTTATCGAAGTGAAAAATGTAAGTATGAAAGTTGGTGATTATGCTTGTTTTCCGGATGCAGTAACCACCCGGGGAAAAAAGCACTTAAATACATTAATGCAGGTAAAGAAAGAAGGCAAAAGAGCCGTGATGGTTTATGTGATTCAACGAACAGATGTTGAAAAATTTTCACCTGCATATGATATTGATCCGGATTATGCAATGGCTTTAAAAGAAGCTTACGAGAATGGAGTGGAGGTTTATCCGATCCAGGCAATTGTTACGCCGGAACATATTGAGCTGGGAGAACTATTGCCTCTCGAATTGGAATAA
- a CDS encoding superoxide dismutase [Ni], which produces MKTLQSKIGAGLLILFMLLLGASSKTYAHCEIPCGIYADSLRIIMLSEDIETIEKSMKKITELSSTEKADYNQLVRWITNKEDHANKIQDIATQYFMFQRVKVSDDPKIMAKNAKLLAVLHEICVYAMKSKQTTDLTYVEKLKQAVQELSHLYFGEEEHHHH; this is translated from the coding sequence ATGAAAACTTTACAATCAAAAATTGGAGCAGGCCTTCTAATCTTGTTCATGCTCTTGCTTGGGGCTTCATCAAAAACGTACGCTCATTGCGAGATTCCCTGCGGAATTTATGCCGATTCTCTTCGGATCATCATGTTGTCGGAAGATATTGAAACCATTGAGAAAAGCATGAAAAAGATTACTGAATTATCATCGACCGAAAAAGCAGACTACAATCAACTGGTTCGATGGATCACAAATAAGGAAGATCATGCCAATAAAATTCAGGATATTGCTACCCAGTACTTCATGTTTCAAAGGGTAAAAGTTTCAGATGATCCTAAAATAATGGCTAAAAATGCAAAACTTCTGGCTGTTCTGCACGAAATTTGTGTTTATGCAATGAAGTCTAAACAAACTACAGATCTAACATATGTTGAGAAGTTGAAGCAGGCAGTTCAAGAGCTTTCTCATTTGTATTTTGGAGAGGAAGAGCATCATCATCATTAA
- a CDS encoding LytTR family DNA-binding domain-containing protein — translation MNVVIIEDEVLAADKLERLLQKYDPKIKVIDRFDSVTDSSIWLGNPSNKVDLIFLDIHLVDGLSFEIFNRVQVQTPIIFTTAYNEYALNAFKLNSIDYLLKPVTFDNLYTSLKKLENFKESLSGAGEMRNLEELSNALASIQKNYKTRFMVKIGEKLRSFKAEDISVFYADGRDVFILLKEGNRYIIDYKMEELQDLLNPQQFYRISRSFIVNINSINGVSVHSNSRLKVDLSQEFDRELIVSREKVGSFKDWFNGIG, via the coding sequence ATGAATGTAGTTATTATAGAAGATGAAGTGTTGGCTGCCGATAAGTTGGAGCGTTTGCTGCAAAAGTACGACCCTAAAATAAAGGTGATTGATCGATTCGATTCAGTTACCGACTCCTCTATATGGTTGGGAAATCCATCAAACAAAGTTGATTTGATTTTTTTGGATATTCATTTGGTTGATGGACTGAGCTTCGAAATATTTAATAGAGTTCAGGTTCAAACACCTATTATTTTTACTACGGCATACAACGAATATGCTTTAAATGCATTTAAATTAAATAGCATCGATTATCTGCTAAAGCCGGTAACATTTGATAATCTGTATACCAGTCTGAAAAAATTGGAGAATTTCAAGGAATCCTTAAGCGGAGCAGGGGAGATGAGAAATTTAGAGGAGTTGAGCAATGCTTTGGCTAGCATTCAAAAAAATTACAAAACCCGTTTCATGGTAAAAATCGGCGAAAAACTAAGATCTTTTAAGGCAGAGGATATTTCTGTGTTTTATGCCGATGGCAGAGATGTTTTTATTTTGTTGAAAGAAGGCAACCGCTACATTATCGATTACAAAATGGAAGAGCTTCAGGATTTGCTGAATCCGCAACAATTTTATCGGATCAGCCGCTCGTTTATCGTTAATATCAATTCAATAAACGGTGTGTCGGTTCATTCCAATTCACGTCTTAAAGTAGATTTGTCGCAGGAATTTGACAGGGAATTGATTGTAAGCAGAGAAAAGGTTGGCAGCTTTAAAGATTGGTTTAACGGAATTGGGTAG
- a CDS encoding histidine kinase yields MKTNYLNHLLYRICAPPLVAVFVYLLILLIFDRLSEIGNNFSPEELLFLGIVTFALFEVYRFWIYQTEKIGYLKERVLLKSLFLFIGSFILTIVLVFAFFSLYFIYFLGLSEFRAELISFLIVFTLVGILYHLFYTSIRFLDQQKVLLLEKEEMNRKNIEFELQVFKNKINPDFLYQSLESVIGLIRKKEVDQAEKFIDDLALFYRRILGNRYSEIVSIEEEIQKVNQYLLIRNNKYNNNFIVNWNIASSLKEIYVVPNTILQVLQMIEYYQMVDLNIKLAVDVSENEDYIVFHFLSSERLTPVPKLNFQMKTLKKAIGFYSNKELVWDRGVEFTKIFIPKIDLED; encoded by the coding sequence ATGAAGACTAACTATTTAAATCATCTGCTTTACAGGATATGTGCACCACCATTGGTTGCTGTATTTGTTTACCTGTTGATATTACTAATATTCGATCGACTCTCTGAAATTGGAAATAATTTTAGTCCTGAAGAATTACTCTTTTTGGGAATTGTAACTTTTGCCTTGTTTGAAGTATACCGCTTTTGGATTTACCAAACGGAGAAAATCGGCTATTTAAAAGAACGGGTTTTACTGAAATCTCTTTTCTTGTTTATTGGGAGTTTTATCCTCACAATTGTACTTGTTTTTGCATTCTTTTCACTCTACTTCATTTATTTTTTGGGACTAAGCGAGTTTAGAGCCGAATTAATCTCTTTTCTCATCGTATTCACTTTGGTCGGTATTTTATATCATCTTTTTTATACGAGTATCCGCTTTTTAGATCAGCAAAAGGTTCTTTTGCTGGAGAAAGAGGAAATGAATCGAAAAAATATAGAGTTTGAACTGCAAGTCTTTAAGAACAAGATTAATCCTGATTTTTTATATCAATCACTGGAAAGTGTGATTGGTCTGATTCGGAAAAAAGAAGTTGATCAGGCAGAAAAGTTCATCGATGATCTGGCCTTATTTTACCGACGGATATTAGGAAACAGATACTCCGAGATTGTTTCGATCGAGGAGGAAATTCAGAAAGTGAATCAGTATTTACTGATCAGAAATAATAAATACAACAACAATTTTATCGTTAATTGGAACATTGCATCATCTTTAAAAGAGATTTATGTTGTTCCCAATACTATTTTGCAGGTATTGCAAATGATTGAATATTATCAAATGGTTGATTTGAATATCAAATTGGCTGTTGATGTGAGCGAAAACGAGGATTATATTGTATTTCATTTTTTATCTTCGGAGCGGTTAACTCCGGTTCCTAAATTAAATTTTCAAATGAAAACTCTAAAAAAAGCCATTGGCTTTTATTCAAATAAGGAGCTTGTTTGGGATCGAGGCGTAGAGTTTACAAAAATTTTCATTCCAAAAATTGATTTAGAAGACTAG
- a CDS encoding histidine kinase, whose translation MNKYLRFFIISPVLGILCYMLAFYGHVGELPGAEFKFNGYLPSAVFGLWAGFSALGIGQYLNRNFNWRQKHALRFLIQCVLLYVVGLVLVAIYSEMFLISLRTELTYTQFWLMYKDEFFKSVIILFILVFVYSLLDFVVYSYNQMKEEEIRSAEMINNQLNLQFEALKSQLDPHFLFNSLNTISSLLYKDAEKAERFIRMFAESYRFIFKQNDQPLIPLQKELDFVQAYNYLLEVRFQEAYELKINLPDDVLKSYVPPLSVQMLVENAIKHNLISQTTPLAVEIDSEKNYLCVRNNINPLREQPESFQIGIENIRKRYSYFTEETILLDKNEHFKVSLPLIAQLK comes from the coding sequence CGAATTGCCTGGTGCTGAATTTAAATTCAACGGTTATTTACCCAGCGCTGTATTTGGTTTGTGGGCCGGTTTTTCGGCATTGGGAATAGGGCAGTATTTAAACAGGAACTTTAACTGGCGCCAAAAACATGCGCTTCGTTTTCTAATTCAATGTGTTTTGCTGTATGTGGTAGGTTTGGTACTGGTGGCAATTTATTCCGAAATGTTTTTAATATCGCTGCGCACCGAACTAACTTATACCCAGTTTTGGTTGATGTATAAAGATGAATTCTTTAAATCGGTCATCATTCTTTTTATTCTGGTATTTGTTTATTCCCTTTTGGATTTTGTAGTGTATTCTTACAATCAGATGAAGGAAGAGGAGATTCGTTCGGCAGAGATGATCAACAATCAGCTTAATCTGCAGTTCGAAGCGTTAAAATCTCAATTGGATCCTCACTTTTTGTTTAATTCCCTGAATACAATTTCTTCGTTGCTGTACAAAGATGCCGAAAAGGCAGAACGCTTCATCCGAATGTTTGCTGAAAGTTATCGCTTTATATTTAAACAGAACGATCAGCCATTAATTCCTTTGCAAAAGGAGCTGGATTTTGTTCAGGCTTATAATTATTTGTTAGAGGTTCGGTTTCAGGAAGCATACGAATTAAAGATCAACTTACCTGATGACGTTTTAAAAAGCTACGTTCCCCCATTGAGTGTGCAAATGCTGGTTGAAAATGCAATTAAACACAATTTGATATCGCAGACTACGCCGCTTGCTGTGGAAATTGATTCAGAGAAGAATTATTTGTGCGTTCGAAACAATATCAATCCGTTGCGGGAGCAACCGGAATCATTTCAAATTGGCATCGAAAATATTCGAAAGAGATATTCCTATTTTACCGAAGAGACAATTCTTCTGGATAAAAATGAACACTTTAAAGTCAGTTTACCACTGATTGCTCAATTGAAATAA